The proteins below are encoded in one region of Parus major isolate Abel chromosome 7, Parus_major1.1, whole genome shotgun sequence:
- the ZNF804A gene encoding zinc finger protein 804A codes for MHLQACVSTDVHSHPVNYFFSINTPAFDYAEKKNTIAKALEDLKANFYCELCDKQYYKHQEFDNHINSYDHAHKQRLKELKQREFARNVASKSRKDERKQEKALQRLHKLAELRKQRTCAPGSGPMFKSTTVTVQDDCNDVPKSAATDSAKSQDFSCTLVHDMQNCKDIASVVPSAPGDAGGHQSDANKRGDQVQRAQGHRVGFSFAFPKKAAVKLESSAAVFYEFNEETSMEHGFSRRSRFVPGTCNLQSPSAAEIVVCPEEKHNCFHPLVEKCTETAEAPEAQEPKELPSEESRVLESPALPPAVSHSKQPVSSGTDGHSGDVSAADSGDQALSPCPSADSAQVLPLDGSRQELQASRAPVQEPGEDCSSLQDVVEENCSDGNSDPSATQIEIKNLGADAVVPPPSEEGSGAPKSKPDIYKRPCQPFVPVLSKYGSNILQWPSEMLIYTSTDPSISYSCNPLYFDFKSSSVSESQEKRKHQPNIPHLHHKTESNHILVSDFTKRPSPECGDYEVEVNKNVCNYTIPLLSDVSLFRNCDLAKNQNKVSLDESLGIRKIEKYHISPNPLRQNTVIDEKYNRVWIKEGHEKWLHKSRKRKRRRKLCHCHYHHCGDTTIAEMEMSPVTEKEVTYRDENKYQHLQNNAEKCRHGAWLTAGEVQQSQPKFGIEKGPKRVMSASDHIHWDRGWCDFWSAKTSGQHHGCKRPHRKSKASSQRQARQLAPSSRRHSLRHSKTCCSWKARRSSCSPEHKCSGQCSEEKGPSQNQPIKRGYSLLTEEPEKPHRKRRQHTYSSSSDESSCGQALSAEQCLRQGHALAAYHKAKGKRRKRKTRIHQVFLDRSAKSEPSESSKENSANSVLNILGDLLTREDLEEANAAPKDDGDDDAKDRDETMELEESKSPLETAGPQVLEDDKSTACAAMGSAPTTRPEVTTSSAAAAPEPSATAAPAKQGVVPQEGKKKENVDGRENQARYKVPVPSRHLEQAPPKSYLCHYELAESLPHEKMGEVAGEWVQCNPGIFSSPPPLPFKEAHVNTFLTTEQLIAPFPLPEQALILAPDGREKFKELPSEAYQQVMPLASKVKFAFAPPAMQPPGSALPGLPLPPPLCSTSVTTIHHTVLQQHAAAAGTIKLLQPHQQLLSQLPALSRAPLPQVPLGPRLCPAGHGALLAPAQLPLLPPALLPPAPLAFPPHGVFPSLLAPHPAVIPLQPLF; via the exons AGACTGAAGGAACTGAAACAGAGGGAGTTTGCTCGAAATGTAGCATCTAAGTCACGAAAAGAtgaaaggaagcaggagaaagCCCTTCAACGTTTGCACAAGCTAGCTGAGCTAAGGAAACAGAGAACGTG TGCTCCTGGAAGTGGCCCTATGTTCAAATCCACTACAGTGACTGTGCAAGATGATTGCAATGACGTCCCCAAGAGCGCTGCCACAGATTCTGCCAAAAGCCAGGATTTCAGCTGTACACTAGTGCACGACATGCAGAATTGCAAAGACATTGCTTCTGTTGTTCCCTCCGCTCCTGGGGATGCAGGTGGTCACCAATCCGACGCTAACAAACGCGGAGATCAGGTTCAAAGAGCTCAAGGACACAGAGTCGGgttctcctttgcttttcctaaGAAAGCAGCAGTCAAACTGGAgtcttcagctgctgttttctatGAGTTTAATGAGGAAACCTCCATGGAGCATGGATTTAGCAGAAGGAGTAGGTTTGTTCCGGGAACATGCAACCTTCAGtctccttcagcagcagaaatagtTGTATGCCCTGAGGAGAAACACAACTGTTTTCACCCACTGGtggaaaaatgcacagaaacagcagaagctCCTGAAGCTCAGGAGCCAAAAGAGCTACCCAGTGAGGAAAGCAGGGTGCTGGAGAGTCCAGCTTTACCTCCTGCCGTGTCCCACTCAAAGCAGCCGGTGTCCTCGGGCACGGATGGCCACAGTGGGGATGTGAGTGCCGCCGACTCGGGGGACCAAGCTCTGTcaccctgtccctctgcagacAGTGCTCAAGTCCTGCCCCTGGAcggcagcaggcaggagctgcaggccagcagagctcctgtgcAGGAACCTGGGGAGGATTGCTCCTCTCTGCAGGATGTTGTAGAGGAAAACTGTAGCGATGGGAACAGTGATCCATCCGCAACtcaaattgaaataaaaaatctggGGGCAGATGCGGTAGTTCCACCACCATCTGAAGAAGGCAGTGGAGCCCCAAAAAGCAAACCAGACATATACAAGAGACCCTGTCAACCCTTTGTTCCTGTTCTTAGCAAATATGGATCAAATATTCTTCAGTGGCCATCAGAAATGTTAATTTACACAAGTACAGATCCGTCAATTTCTTATAGCTGTAATcctttatattttgattttaagtCGTCAAGTGTAAGTGAAAGCCAAGAAAAGCGCAAGCATCAACCAAACATACCTCATTTGCACCATAAAACTGAATCTAACCATATCTTAGTCTCAGATTTTACAAAAAGACCTAGTCCGGAGTGTGGTGATTATGAAGTAGAAGTGAATAAAAATGTGTGCAACTATACAATACCCCTGTTAAGTGATGTTTCCCTCTTCAGAAATTGTGACCTtgcaaaaaatcaaaacaaagtgtCCTTGGATGAGTCACTCGGgattagaaaaatagaaaagtatcACATATCTCCTAACCCCTTACGACAAAACACTGTGATAGATGAGAAATACAACAGAGTCTGGATCAAAGAAGGCCATGAAAAATGGCttcacaaaagcagaaaacggaaaaggagaagaaaattatgtcaTTGTCATTATCATCACTGTGGAGACACAACAATAGCAGAAATGGAGATGTCTCCAGTAACTGAAAAAGAAGTTACTTACAGAGACGAAAATAAGTATCAGCACCTCCAAAATAATGCAGAGAAGTGCAGACATGGTGCATGGTTAACTGCAGGCGAGGTGCAGCAGTCACAGCCAAAATTTGGCATTGAGAAGGGACCTAAGAGAGTCATGTCTGCATCAGATCACATACACTGGGACAGAGGCTGGTGTGACTTTTGGAGTGCAAAAACCAGTGGCCAGCACCATGGATGTAAAAGACCACACAGAAAGAGCAAAGCCAGCTCCCAGAGGCAGGCGAGGCAGCTGGCTCCGAGCTCCAGGAGGCACAGCCTAAGGCACTCGAAAACCTGCTGTAGCTGGAAAGCCAGGAGGTCAAGCTGTAGCCCAGAGCATAAATGTTCAGGACAGTGCAGCGAGGAGAAGGGGCCGAGTCAAAACCAGCCCATAAAGAGAGGTTACAGCCTTCTGACAGAGGAACCCGAGAAACCTCACCGCAAGAGGAGGCAGCACACCTACTCCTCTTCCTCGGATGAAAGCTCATGTGGACAGGCATTATCAGCAGAGCAATGTCTAAGGCAAGGACATGCTTTAGCTGCCTACCACAAGGCAAAAGGGAAGCGCAGGAAAAGGAAGACGAGAATCCATCAAGTTTTCCTTGACAGGAGCGCGAAAAGCGAGCCCTCTGAATCTTCCAAAGAAAATTCTGCAAATTCTGTGTTAAATATTTTGGGGGACTTGCTGACTCGAGAGGATCTAGAGGAAGCTAACGCAGCTCCCAaagatgatggtgatgatgatgcAAAAGACAGGGATGAAACAATGGAGCTGGAGGAAAGCAAGTCTCCTCTAGAAACTGCTGGCCCACAGGTTCTGGAAGATGATAAATCCACGGCGTGCGCAGCGATGGGGAGCGCGCCCACCACGCGTCCTGAGGTCACCAcgagttctgctgctgctgcccccgagcccagtgccacagcagctcctgccaaacAGGGTGTTGTTCCccaggagggaaagaaaaaggaaaatgtcgACGGTCGTGAAAATCAAGCTCGTTACAAAGTTCCCGTCCCCAGCAGACACTTGGAACAAGCTCCTCCTAAATCCTATCTTTGCCATTACGAGCTGGCCGAGTCTCTACCGCACGAAAAGATGGGTGAGGTGGCCGGCGAATGGGTGCAGTGCAATCCCGGCATATTTAGCAGCCCCCCGCCCTTGCCATTCAAAGAAGCACACGTAAACACCTTTCTAACCACGGAGCAGCTAATAGCCCCCTTCCCCCTGCCCGAGCAGGCGCTGATCCTCGCTCCCGACGGCCGCGAGAAGTTCAAAGAGCTCCCATCGGAGGCCTATCAGCAGGTGATGCCGCTGGCCAGCAAGGTGAAGTTCGCCTTCGCCCCTCCGGCCATGCAGCCCCCGGGCTCGGCGCTGCCGGGgctgccgctgccgccgccgctgtGCTCTACCTCGGTCACCACCATCCACCACACCGTCCTGCAGCAGcacgccgccgccgccggcaCTATcaagctcctgcagccccaccagcagctcctctcgCAGCTGCCGGCTCTCTCCAGGGCTCCTTTACCTCAGGTCCCGCTGGGGCCGCGGCTGTGCCCGGCGGGACACGGGGCGCTGCTGGCCCCGGCGCAgctgccgctgctgccgccCGCGCTGCTGCCGCCCGCCCCGCTGGCCTTTCCCCCGCACGGCGTCTTCCCGTCCCTGCTGGCCCCGCACCCGGCCGTCATCCCCCTGCAGCCGCTCTTCTAG